A genome region from Wielerella bovis includes the following:
- a CDS encoding flavin reductase family protein, whose translation MPLNKAFRLLNHGPTVLVSAHHDGVDNIMAAAWSSPLDFSPCRVTVVLDKSTFTRSLIEQSGYFALQIPVQSQARLVLEMGNSRHKNPEKIQNVEIFRQTGFDVPLVSGCAAWLVCKVLPEPHNQQTYDLFIGEVQGAWADNRVFYDGHWLFNTAPAEMRTLHYVSGGQFYEIGAGLDLGDRR comes from the coding sequence GTGCCTCTCAATAAGGCTTTTCGTTTACTCAATCATGGACCGACTGTGTTGGTGTCTGCGCATCACGATGGTGTAGACAATATTATGGCTGCGGCGTGGAGTAGTCCATTGGATTTTTCGCCTTGCCGTGTAACGGTTGTGTTGGATAAAAGTACTTTCACGCGCAGCTTGATTGAACAAAGTGGCTATTTTGCCCTGCAAATTCCTGTGCAATCACAAGCACGTTTGGTTTTGGAGATGGGAAATAGTCGTCATAAGAATCCTGAAAAAATTCAGAATGTTGAAATATTCCGCCAAACTGGGTTTGATGTACCATTGGTTTCTGGTTGTGCTGCGTGGTTGGTGTGCAAGGTATTACCTGAACCACATAATCAGCAAACTTATGATTTGTTTATTGGCGAAGTGCAAGGTGCTTGGGCGGATAACCGTGTATTCTATGATGGTCATTGGTTATTTAATACAGCCCCTGCGGAAATGCGCACTTTGCATTATGTATCGGGCGGTCAATTTTATGAGATTGGTGCAGGATTAGATTTGGGTGATAGACGATGA
- a CDS encoding MFS transporter: MSATHTNNSVPELTEQESQALRKAATSSFIGNFVEWFDYAAYGYLAAIISKVFFPSEDPQTGLIATFAVFAISFIIRPFGGIVWGHWGDRYGRREALAWSIMIMSISTFCIALIPSYASIGIAAPILLLLVRMVQGFSASGEYAGASAFLAEYAPKGKRGLYTSLVPASTAAGLLLGSLLAALLHTVMEHDALHEWGWRLPFLLAGPFGLIGRYIRLHLEDSPVYREMEAKLDKNQKNTKLPIQILLTKYRKEMLIACGVVALNAVAFYTTLSYMPTYLSTVLGMDETHSFMASSVGLLAYIGFIFMMGHLSDLYGRKTMLRLACIAFILFSVPLFMLLETNHFIMSLFVTLAFGVMLAMNDGTLPGFLTEIFPTHLRFSGFALCFNMGNALLGGTAPLVATLLIKYTGSDLAPAWYLVLVAIISLIAIRFSVETAYKKL, from the coding sequence ATGTCAGCAACACACACAAATAATTCTGTACCGGAGCTCACGGAACAGGAAAGTCAAGCACTTCGTAAAGCAGCAACTTCCAGCTTCATCGGTAATTTTGTGGAATGGTTTGACTATGCTGCTTATGGTTATCTTGCAGCTATTATCAGTAAAGTATTCTTTCCATCGGAAGACCCGCAAACAGGCTTGATTGCTACTTTTGCTGTTTTTGCTATTTCATTCATTATTCGTCCATTTGGTGGCATCGTTTGGGGACATTGGGGTGACCGTTATGGTCGGCGCGAAGCACTCGCGTGGTCAATTATGATTATGTCCATTTCCACTTTCTGTATCGCACTTATTCCATCTTACGCATCAATTGGTATCGCTGCACCTATTTTGTTATTACTCGTTCGTATGGTGCAGGGTTTTTCTGCATCGGGTGAATATGCAGGTGCATCAGCTTTCTTGGCAGAATATGCCCCCAAAGGCAAACGTGGTTTATATACCAGTTTAGTGCCCGCGAGTACCGCTGCTGGCTTATTGTTAGGCTCATTACTTGCAGCTTTATTGCACACTGTGATGGAACATGATGCATTGCATGAATGGGGCTGGCGTTTACCATTTTTATTGGCAGGTCCATTTGGCTTAATTGGTCGCTATATTCGTTTACACTTGGAAGATAGCCCTGTTTACCGCGAAATGGAAGCTAAACTGGATAAGAACCAAAAAAATACCAAATTACCTATTCAAATCTTACTTACTAAATACCGCAAAGAAATGCTCATTGCGTGTGGTGTGGTAGCACTTAATGCTGTAGCGTTCTATACAACATTAAGCTATATGCCAACTTATTTAAGTACCGTATTAGGTATGGATGAAACCCATTCATTCATGGCATCAAGCGTAGGCTTATTAGCATACATCGGTTTTATTTTTATGATGGGACACTTGTCTGATTTGTATGGACGCAAAACCATGTTGCGACTGGCTTGTATCGCATTTATCCTATTTTCCGTGCCATTATTTATGCTGTTGGAAACCAATCATTTCATCATGTCGCTTTTCGTTACATTGGCATTTGGCGTGATGTTGGCAATGAACGATGGTACATTACCGGGATTCTTGACCGAGATTTTCCCAACGCATTTGCGATTTAGTGGTTTTGCCTTGTGTTTCAATATGGGTAACGCTTTATTGGGTGGTACAGCACCATTGGTTGCTACATTGTTGATTAAATATACTGGCAGCGATTTAGCACCTGCTTGGTATTTGGTACTTGTAGCTATTATCTCACTCATTGCAATTAGATTTAGCGTAGAAACCGCATATAAAAAATTGTAA
- a CDS encoding heavy metal translocating P-type ATPase translates to MSTEKSCFHCGLPVPENIHLTIIYEQHEEPTCCAGCQAVAQGIIDAGLGNYYKNRTASAEKASLPPDEILAQLKLYDLPEVQAEFVEMLPENEKEAMLMLSGITCAACTWLIEQQLLRKAGIVKVELNYSTQRARVRWDDARVKLSEILHLIQQTGYTAAPYDAQKQEEQAQKERKKMLIRIAVAGLASMQTMMFALPTYLYQDIEEQYLLILHWSSFLMVLPAIFYSAQPFFIGAWRDFHNKRTGMDTPIALAITLTFIAGIYSLTQHSGSGLYFESIAMLVLFLLIGRFVEQSARRKAGDAAERLVKLVPAFCHKIKDLEKEISEEAAVVSLKMGDTIVVRAGEIVPVDGIVLRGDSEINEAMLTGESVPVVKHSGSHVTAGTLNVASLLIIQVEQVGNQTRLAHIVKLLDRALSQKPRLAELAEKYAAGFTSSLIMMAIPTFAVWWWLADAQTALWITVALLVITCPCALSLATPAALAASTGRLANEGVLIARGHALETLAQVSDAVFDKTGTLTAGKLSVNQFVNFSGSLKDAQLIEIAQLLEQHSEHPIAKAILGLGTDLSHLSATNEAKDAPQSDFFRQPEIQIAQKINKIGQGISAQITVQGDTQIWSIGKPDFVAEIAGMQPESMRELAQQGSVIALGNQNGFQAAFLLRDTIKADTVEMLQKLSQQNIMLHILSGDNEAAVSQLANQLNIANYCAAATPEDKLAYVQALQAQGKCVLMLGDGINDAPVLAMADVSVAVAGSADVAREGADVMLLNDDFAALPLMLAQAAKTQRIIRQNLLWATGYNLLVVPLAVLGYVTPWIAALGMSVSSLIVVGNALRLRKI, encoded by the coding sequence ATGTCCACCGAAAAATCCTGTTTCCATTGCGGTCTCCCTGTTCCCGAAAACATCCATTTAACCATTATTTACGAGCAACACGAAGAACCCACTTGTTGTGCTGGCTGTCAAGCAGTTGCACAAGGCATCATTGATGCAGGGCTGGGCAATTATTACAAAAACCGCACCGCCAGCGCAGAAAAAGCCAGCTTGCCACCCGATGAAATTTTGGCGCAACTGAAATTGTATGATTTGCCCGAAGTACAAGCCGAATTTGTGGAAATGCTGCCTGAAAATGAAAAAGAAGCCATGTTAATGTTGAGCGGCATCACTTGCGCGGCGTGTACATGGTTGATTGAGCAACAACTTTTACGCAAAGCAGGTATTGTCAAAGTAGAATTGAATTACAGCACCCAAAGAGCGCGTGTGCGTTGGGATGATGCGCGTGTGAAATTGTCAGAAATTTTGCATTTAATTCAACAAACAGGCTACACCGCCGCACCATATGATGCGCAAAAACAGGAAGAACAAGCGCAAAAAGAACGCAAAAAAATGCTGATTCGGATTGCGGTTGCAGGTTTGGCGAGTATGCAAACGATGATGTTCGCGCTGCCAACTTATCTATATCAAGATATTGAAGAACAATATCTGCTCATTTTGCATTGGAGCAGTTTTTTGATGGTGTTGCCCGCGATTTTCTATTCCGCGCAGCCATTTTTCATCGGTGCATGGCGCGATTTTCACAACAAACGCACAGGCATGGACACGCCGATTGCGCTTGCCATCACGCTGACATTTATTGCAGGCATTTACTCGCTGACACAACATTCAGGCAGCGGCTTGTATTTTGAAAGCATCGCCATGCTGGTGTTGTTTTTGTTGATTGGGCGATTTGTGGAACAATCGGCGCGGCGCAAAGCTGGCGATGCAGCCGAACGTTTGGTCAAACTGGTGCCTGCGTTTTGCCATAAAATCAAGGATTTGGAAAAAGAAATCAGCGAAGAAGCGGCGGTTGTATCATTGAAAATGGGCGATACGATTGTGGTACGCGCTGGCGAAATTGTGCCTGTGGACGGCATTGTTTTGCGTGGCGACAGCGAAATCAACGAAGCGATGCTAACGGGAGAAAGCGTGCCTGTTGTCAAACATTCAGGCAGCCATGTTACCGCTGGTACTTTAAATGTGGCAAGCCTATTGATAATTCAGGTAGAACAAGTGGGCAATCAGACTCGTTTGGCGCACATTGTCAAACTGCTTGACCGCGCCTTGTCGCAAAAACCGCGTTTGGCAGAATTGGCAGAAAAATATGCGGCGGGTTTTACTTCATCGTTGATTATGATGGCGATTCCGACTTTTGCTGTGTGGTGGTGGTTGGCGGACGCGCAAACGGCGTTATGGATTACGGTGGCGTTGTTGGTGATTACTTGTCCGTGCGCTTTGTCGTTGGCGACACCTGCGGCATTGGCGGCGAGTACGGGACGGTTGGCAAACGAGGGCGTGTTGATTGCGCGTGGGCATGCTTTGGAAACGTTGGCGCAAGTTTCCGATGCGGTGTTTGATAAAACGGGGACATTGACGGCTGGAAAATTGTCGGTGAATCAATTTGTCAATTTTTCAGGCAGCCTGAAAGATGCTCAACTAATTGAAATCGCACAATTATTGGAACAACATTCAGAACATCCGATTGCAAAAGCGATTTTGGGATTGGGTACGGATTTGTCTCATCTATCTGCAACAAACGAAGCAAAAGATGCGCCACAATCTGATTTTTTCAGGCAGCCTGAAATCCAAATCGCGCAAAAAATCAACAAAATTGGACAGGGTATTTCGGCGCAAATCACGGTGCAGGGTGATACGCAGATTTGGTCTATTGGTAAGCCTGATTTTGTGGCGGAAATTGCAGGAATGCAGCCTGAAAGCATGCGTGAATTGGCGCAGCAGGGTAGCGTGATTGCGTTGGGCAATCAAAACGGTTTTCAGGCTGCCTTTTTGTTGCGCGATACGATTAAAGCAGATACCGTAGAAATGTTGCAGAAATTATCTCAACAAAACATTATGTTACATATTTTGAGTGGCGACAATGAAGCTGCGGTGTCGCAGTTGGCAAATCAATTAAATATTGCAAATTATTGTGCCGCTGCCACGCCCGAAGACAAATTGGCGTATGTGCAAGCCTTGCAAGCGCAGGGCAAGTGCGTGTTGATGTTGGGCGATGGCATCAATGATGCGCCTGTATTGGCGATGGCTGATGTGTCGGTGGCGGTGGCGGGCAGCGCGGACGTGGCGCGAGAAGGCGCAGATGTGATGTTGTTGAACGATGATTTTGCGGCATTGCCATTGATGTTGGCGCAGGCGGCGAAAACGCAGCGGATTATCCGCCAAAATTTGTTGTGGGCAACGGGCTATAATTTGCTGGTTGTGCCGTTGGCGGTGTTGGGCTATGTTACTCCGTGGATTGCGGCGCTTGGTATGAGTGTGAGTTCTTTGATTGTGGTGGGCAATGCGTTGCGGTTGAGGAAAATCTAG